A single Catharus ustulatus isolate bCatUst1 chromosome 7, bCatUst1.pri.v2, whole genome shotgun sequence DNA region contains:
- the LOC116999001 gene encoding low-density lipoprotein receptor-related protein 1B-like, whose translation MAQIWPLKAEKKVIHNTAVPNALAVDWIGKNLYWSDTEKRIIEVSKLNGLYPTVLVSKRVKFPRDLSLDPQAGYLYWIDCCESPHIGRVGMDGSRQTVVIETQISRPMALTIDYVNHRLYWADENHIEFSDMDGSHRHKVPNQDIPGVIALTLFEDFIYWTDGKTKSLSRAHKTSGSERLSLINSWHTITDIQVYHSYRQPDVSRHVCTLNNGGCSHLCLLAPGKLHSCACPTNFYLAADNRTCLSNCTASQFRCKTDKCIPFWWKCDTVDDCGDGSDEPAECPEFRCQPGRFQCGTGLCALPAFICDGENDCGDNSDELNCDTHVCLSGQFKCTKNQKCIPINLRCNGQDDCGDEEDERDCPENSCSPDHFQCKTTKHCISKLWCVMKTQTVQMGQMKQTVIKKTCGPHEFQCKNNNCIPDHWRCDSQNDCGDNSDEENCKPQTCTLKDFPCANGDCVFSKILV comes from the exons ATGGCCCAGATTTGGCctctgaaagctgaaaaaaag gtAATTCACAATACAGCTGTTCCCAATGCCCTGGCTGTTGATTGGATTGGGAAGAATCTCTATTGGTCTGATACTGAAAAGAGAATTATTGAGGTGTCTAAACTCAATGGCTTGTACCCAACTGTCCTTGTGAGCAAGAGAGTCAAGTTTCCCAGAGATCTGTCCTTAGATCCTCAAGCTGG GTACTTGTACTGGATCGATTGCTGTGAGTCCCCACACATTGGCCGTGttgggatggatggatccaGGCAAACTGTGGTTATAGAAACACAGATATCCCGACCTATGGCTCTCACCATAGACTACGTCAACCACAGGCTCTACTGGGCTGATGAAAATCATATTGAGTTTTCTGACATGGATGGATCTCACAGACATAAAG TCCCTAACCAAGACATCCCAGGGGTGATAGCACTGACGTTGTTTGAAGACTTCATCTACTGGACAGATGGGAAAACCAAATCCCTCAGCCGTGCCCACAAAACCTCTGGCTCAGAGAGGCTCTCCCTGATCAACTCCTGGCACACCATCACAGACATCCAGGTGTATCATTCTTACAGGCAGCCCGATG TGTCCAGACACGTGTGCACACTGAACAACGGTGGCTGCAGCCACCTGTGCCTGCTGGCCCCTGGCAAACTGCACTCGTGTGCCTGCCCCACCAACTTCTACCTGGCCGCGGATAACAGGACGTGTCTGTCCAACTGCACCGCCAGCCAG TTCCGTTGCAAAACCGACAAGTGCATCCCGTTCTGGTGGAAGTGTGACACGGTGGACGACTGCGGGGACGGCTCCGACGAGCCCGCCGAGTGCC CGGAATTCAGATGTCAGCCAGGACGTTTCCAGTGTGGCACTGGGCTTTGTGCTCTTCCAGCCTTTATCTGTGATGGAGAGAACGACTGTGGGGACAATTCTGATGAACTGAACTGTG aCACACACGTGTGTCTGTCAGGGCAATTCAAGTGCACCAAGAACCAGAAGTGTATCCCAATAAACCTGAGATGCAATGGCCAGGATGACTGTGGTGATGAAGAAGATGAAAGGGACTGTC ctgaaaacaGTTGTTCTCCAGACCACTTCCAGTGTAAAACAACCAAACACTGCATTTCCAAGCTGTGGTGTGTGATGAAGACCCAGACTGTGCAGATGGGTCAGATGAAGCAAACTGTG ATAAAAAAAACTTGTGGACCTCATGAGTTCCAGTGCAAAAACAACAACTGCATTCCTGATCACTGGAGATGTGACAGCCAGAATGATTGTGGAGATAATTCTGATGAAGAAAACTGTA agcCTCAAACATGCACCTTGAAAGACTTTCCTTGTGCAAATGGAGATTGTGTTTTCAGCAAGATTCTGGTGTGA